One Methanococcus aeolicus Nankai-3 DNA segment encodes these proteins:
- a CDS encoding DUF371 domain-containing protein: MEITIVGTGHKNINATHKTTLEITKEPYLTPTGDCIVGINIDKSMVDFSEEIREKIRSSDKIIVEIIVGDLKETIVGKGHKDLILNHPTDIVIRKSNFICPRTLIINADKSANDLNREIVERLKKGENLIFKIIIL; the protein is encoded by the coding sequence TTGGAAATTACAATAGTTGGAACAGGACATAAAAATATAAATGCAACCCACAAAACAACATTGGAAATTACAAAAGAGCCTTATTTAACACCAACGGGGGATTGCATTGTTGGCATAAATATTGATAAATCTATGGTTGATTTTTCGGAAGAAATTAGGGAAAAAATTCGGAGCTCCGATAAAATTATTGTAGAAATTATTGTCGGGGATTTAAAAGAAACCATAGTAGGAAAGGGGCATAAGGATTTAATTTTAAATCATCCAACCGATATAGTAATAAGAAAAAGTAATTTTATATGTCCGAGAACGCTGATTATAAATGCGGATAAAAGTGCAAATGATTTAAATCGTGAAATTGTGGAAAGATTAAAAAAAGGAGAAAATTTAATTTTTAAGATAATTATATTATAA
- a CDS encoding intein-containing RctB family protein gives MELNKISDNSWELPKTYKKEMKVPGRIYLNDDLIGGLENDVLEQVANVACLPGIQKYSMAMPDAHYGYGFPIGGVAAFDEKMGVISPGGVGFDINCLSTDSNILTDDGYWVNIESLKENLDLKLKIYDIKEGQNDSSDVVFVSERDEDNNIIRTKTNNGRILKGSADHPILTLNGYVPMGMLKEEQDVVVYPFEGVEYEEPSDEVILDEKNFAKYDAQIIKYLNERNLLPLKMNHKQIGAIARLLGFALGDGSIVQENGERKRIYLAFYGKKDELIEVKKDLEKLSVKSSKIYSRNREIKIKNAWGSEYVSSCKDNYIKITSKAFALFMHKLGMPIGTKTHIEYTIPKWIKKSPLWVKRNFLAGLFGADGSKICFRKYTPMPISFTQSKSDVLKDSLLNYLADIKKMLSEFGICSMVYEIKAVENKVVYRLSIVNEKSIKLFLGHIGYEYSKDKKEEGLFAYEYLKYKDTVKNIRKNSIVKAIDIYRKTGSLSKVCDGVVGKWANKKFVERTIYENRTVVRIPKNFPYYEEFVKKYGVAGGFVLDKIKEIKKIPYNSKLYDVSILHQSHNFIANGVVVHNCGVRLVKTNLTKDEVQPKMKELLSKIFKNVPSGLGSKGKIRINKNQIEEVLEEGVNWAINNNYGWEEDIKYIEENGQMKEADASLVSDSAKKRGLPQLGSLGSGNHFLEIQYMDTVFDEEVAKIYGVEKNQVVILIHTGSRGLGHQICADYLRYMEKAARKYNITLPDRQLACAPITSEEGQNYFKAMSCGANYAWTNRQLITHWIRESFEDIFKTSAEDLEMNILYDVAHNIAKKENHTINGKMKKVVVHRKGATRAFGPDNEDIPAKYNTVGQPVIIPGDMGTSSYLMHGTNTAMEETFGSTAHGAGRIMSRAKALKMYKSEDIISDLGKKGILVMADSKGVVAEECPESYKNIEFVADVVHNSGISLKVCKMKPMGVVKG, from the coding sequence ATGGAATTAAATAAAATTAGTGATAATAGTTGGGAGCTCCCAAAAACATACAAAAAAGAAATGAAAGTTCCCGGTAGAATTTATTTAAATGATGATTTAATCGGAGGACTTGAAAATGATGTATTGGAACAAGTTGCAAATGTGGCATGTCTTCCGGGTATTCAAAAATATTCAATGGCAATGCCAGATGCTCACTATGGCTATGGGTTTCCAATTGGGGGAGTGGCGGCATTTGATGAAAAAATGGGAGTAATAAGCCCAGGGGGTGTGGGTTTTGATATCAACTGCCTATCAACTGACTCCAACATTTTAACAGATGATGGATATTGGGTAAATATTGAAAGCCTTAAAGAAAATCTTGATTTAAAACTTAAAATATATGATATAAAAGAAGGACAAAATGACTCATCAGATGTAGTTTTTGTCTCCGAAAGAGATGAAGACAATAATATAATAAGAACAAAAACAAACAACGGTAGAATATTGAAAGGTAGTGCAGACCATCCAATTTTAACGCTAAACGGCTATGTCCCAATGGGAATGTTAAAAGAAGAACAAGATGTTGTAGTTTATCCTTTTGAAGGCGTGGAATATGAAGAACCATCTGATGAAGTAATATTAGATGAAAAGAACTTTGCTAAATATGATGCCCAAATAATCAAATATTTAAATGAAAGGAATTTATTACCATTAAAAATGAATCATAAACAAATAGGAGCAATAGCACGATTGTTAGGTTTTGCTCTTGGCGATGGAAGTATTGTTCAGGAAAACGGGGAAAGAAAAAGAATATATCTTGCATTTTATGGGAAAAAAGATGAATTAATAGAGGTTAAAAAGGATTTAGAAAAATTAAGTGTAAAAAGTTCAAAAATATATTCGAGAAATAGGGAAATTAAAATAAAAAATGCATGGGGAAGTGAATATGTTAGCTCATGTAAAGATAATTATATAAAAATAACTTCCAAAGCATTTGCGTTATTTATGCATAAACTTGGAATGCCCATTGGCACAAAAACACATATTGAATACACCATTCCAAAATGGATAAAAAAATCGCCATTATGGGTCAAAAGAAACTTTTTAGCTGGTTTATTTGGTGCAGACGGTAGTAAAATATGTTTTAGAAAATATACTCCAATGCCAATATCATTTACTCAATCAAAATCAGATGTTCTTAAAGATTCTCTCTTAAATTACCTGGCAGATATTAAAAAAATGCTCTCTGAGTTTGGTATATGTAGTATGGTGTATGAGATTAAAGCAGTGGAAAATAAGGTTGTTTATCGACTATCCATAGTAAATGAAAAGAGTATAAAGTTATTTTTGGGGCATATTGGGTATGAATATTCCAAAGATAAAAAAGAAGAGGGATTATTTGCTTATGAATATTTAAAATACAAAGATACAGTCAAAAACATTAGAAAAAACAGTATTGTTAAGGCAATAGATATTTACAGAAAAACTGGAAGTTTATCCAAAGTATGTGATGGTGTAGTTGGCAAATGGGCAAATAAAAAATTTGTGGAAAGAACAATATATGAAAATAGAACAGTCGTAAGAATTCCAAAGAATTTTCCATATTATGAAGAATTTGTAAAAAAGTATGGAGTTGCAGGAGGATTTGTTTTGGATAAAATAAAAGAAATTAAAAAGATTCCATACAATTCAAAGTTGTATGATGTTTCCATACTCCACCAGTCCCATAACTTTATAGCAAATGGGGTTGTGGTTCATAACTGCGGAGTTAGACTGGTAAAAACCAACCTTACAAAAGATGAAGTGCAACCTAAAATGAAGGAGCTCCTAAGTAAGATATTTAAAAATGTTCCATCAGGATTAGGGAGCAAAGGAAAAATTAGAATAAATAAAAATCAAATAGAAGAAGTTCTTGAAGAAGGAGTAAATTGGGCCATAAATAATAACTATGGATGGGAGGAAGATATAAAATATATCGAAGAAAATGGACAAATGAAGGAGGCAGATGCTTCACTTGTATCGGACAGTGCCAAAAAGAGAGGTCTTCCACAGTTAGGTTCATTAGGTAGTGGAAACCACTTTTTAGAAATACAATATATGGATACAGTGTTTGACGAAGAAGTGGCAAAAATATATGGCGTTGAAAAAAATCAGGTTGTAATATTAATACATACAGGTTCAAGAGGTTTGGGGCATCAAATTTGTGCCGATTATCTTAGATATATGGAAAAAGCAGCTAGAAAATACAATATAACTTTACCAGATAGACAACTTGCATGTGCTCCAATAACTTCGGAGGAAGGGCAAAACTACTTTAAGGCAATGAGTTGCGGAGCAAATTATGCTTGGACAAATAGGCAACTTATCACACATTGGATAAGGGAAAGCTTTGAGGACATATTTAAAACTTCGGCGGAAGACCTTGAAATGAATATATTATATGATGTGGCACACAACATTGCAAAGAAAGAAAATCACACAATAAATGGAAAAATGAAAAAAGTAGTAGTTCATAGGAAAGGAGCAACTAGGGCATTTGGACCAGATAATGAGGACATACCAGCAAAATATAATACCGTTGGTCAGCCTGTAATTATACCTGGGGATATGGGGACATCATCTTATTTAATGCATGGAACAAATACCGCAATGGAAGAAACTTTTGGTTCTACGGCACATGGTGCAGGTAGGATAATGAGTAGGGCTAAGGCTTTAAAAATGTATAAATCAGAGGATATAATTAGCGATTTGGGGAAAAAGGGAATATTAGTTATGGCAGATTCAAAAGGTGTTGTAGCAGAGGAATGCCCAGAATCTTATAAAAATATAGAGTTTGTGGCCGATGTAGTTCATAATTCAGGTATATCTTTAAAAGTATGTAAAATGAAACCTATGGGAGTAGTTAAAGGATAA